The Bradyrhizobium ottawaense genome window below encodes:
- a CDS encoding SDR family NAD(P)-dependent oxidoreductase, with translation MDLGLKSKTAVVTGASIGIGRAIAKGLAAEGVRVVGVARRTDLLAELVKEEGSGLITPLEQDVMAKDAAERIAAFAVKELGHVDILINNAGGSRPLPVDAPDSKWDEAIALNFTSYRRIAHALLPQMIERKWGRIVNITGKSEPEGLNAAFAAKAAVHAWAKGLSREIGEHGITINCIPPGRIMSEQIRRNYAPDYRERFAEEEIPVGYWGEPEDLAALAVFLASPVARYITGTVIPVDGGLRRYQF, from the coding sequence GCATCGGCATCGGCCGCGCGATCGCCAAGGGCCTCGCCGCCGAGGGCGTGCGCGTCGTCGGCGTGGCGCGGCGCACCGATCTTCTCGCCGAGCTGGTGAAGGAGGAAGGCTCCGGGCTGATCACGCCGCTCGAACAGGACGTCATGGCCAAGGATGCGGCGGAGCGGATCGCCGCCTTTGCGGTGAAGGAGCTCGGCCATGTCGACATCCTCATCAACAATGCCGGCGGCAGCCGGCCGCTGCCGGTCGATGCCCCCGACAGCAAATGGGACGAGGCGATCGCGCTGAATTTCACCAGCTACCGCCGCATCGCGCATGCGCTGCTGCCGCAGATGATCGAACGCAAATGGGGCCGCATCGTCAACATCACCGGCAAGTCCGAGCCGGAAGGCCTCAACGCGGCGTTCGCCGCCAAGGCCGCCGTGCACGCCTGGGCCAAGGGCCTGTCGCGCGAGATCGGCGAGCACGGCATCACCATCAACTGCATCCCGCCCGGCCGCATCATGAGCGAGCAGATCCGCCGCAACTACGCGCCTGACTATCGCGAGCGCTTTGCGGAAGAGGAAATTCCGGTCGGCTATTGGGGCGAGCCGGAAGACCTCGCCGCACTGGCAGTGTTTCTTGCCTCACCGGTGGCGCGGTACATCACGGGCACGGTGATCCCGGTGGACGGCGGGCTGAGGCGGTATCAGTTCTAG